A DNA window from Methanoculleus sp. SDB contains the following coding sequences:
- a CDS encoding citrate transporter, with translation MDLQIALMLFILGVTVVLFVTEALRVDVIALLVMISLAWLGLVSPATAFSGLASNAVLSVIAVMVLGYGIDRSGIMNRVAWKIVEVAGTGEKRLTAISSAVVGIVSAFMQNIGSAALFLPALLRISRNTGTPPSRLLMPMGFAAILGGTITMVGSSPLILLNDLLRQSGLEPFGFFSVTPIGLCLLAAGILYFLVLGHSVLPAAESSGVVRHPQRELIETWQLPSYIHTYTILDDSTLIGRTREEIPLQNRYHLSLLAIAEKGDILYAPWRFTPFSAGQALILLGTADDARSFARDFGCAQKYEPQILPGDEDAAGFAELLVRPRAGITGKTFRDLTFRKKYGLEPLVLMKGDREERETMSDIPLTPGDTIVVYGSWTRIRAIGADPNFVLVTPVEGDGIRPSKATFAILCFSGGILLTLTGVPIALGLLSGALAMILLGVLSIDEAYRSIDWRTIFLLAGLIPLGAAMDSTGTAAFMADWLAVITGGSPAIIVLLAVALLTTFLTLFMSNVAATVLLVPLVILIGEGSGIDPRALALLVGICASNSFMLPTHQVNAFLMSPGGYHNYDYFRAGGLMSVVFIVVAVGLIYILYL, from the coding sequence GTGGACCTGCAGATTGCACTGATGCTGTTCATCCTCGGGGTGACGGTGGTTCTCTTCGTCACCGAAGCGTTGCGGGTCGATGTGATTGCACTGCTGGTCATGATCTCACTCGCGTGGCTCGGCCTGGTCTCCCCGGCAACCGCCTTCTCAGGACTTGCGTCAAATGCCGTCCTGTCGGTGATAGCCGTCATGGTGCTCGGGTACGGGATCGACAGGTCCGGCATTATGAACCGCGTCGCCTGGAAGATCGTCGAGGTGGCGGGCACCGGCGAAAAACGGCTGACCGCTATTTCTTCGGCTGTTGTCGGGATTGTCTCGGCATTCATGCAGAATATCGGATCGGCGGCCCTGTTTCTTCCCGCATTGCTGAGGATTTCCCGTAATACCGGAACACCCCCGTCCCGGCTGCTTATGCCGATGGGATTTGCAGCGATTCTCGGCGGCACGATCACCATGGTCGGGTCCAGTCCGCTCATCCTGCTCAACGATCTGCTCCGGCAGTCCGGGCTTGAGCCGTTCGGTTTTTTTTCCGTAACACCCATCGGGCTGTGCCTCCTTGCCGCGGGCATCCTGTACTTTCTTGTTCTCGGGCACTCGGTATTGCCTGCGGCAGAATCCTCCGGGGTTGTCCGGCACCCGCAGCGCGAACTGATCGAGACATGGCAGCTCCCCTCCTATATCCATACCTACACCATTCTGGATGACAGCACCCTCATCGGGCGCACCCGCGAAGAGATTCCGCTGCAGAACCGGTATCACCTCAGTCTGCTGGCAATCGCGGAAAAAGGAGACATTCTCTATGCACCCTGGCGATTCACTCCCTTCTCCGCCGGGCAGGCGCTTATCCTGCTCGGCACTGCGGATGATGCCCGGTCATTTGCCCGTGATTTCGGCTGTGCACAGAAATACGAACCGCAGATACTGCCGGGTGACGAGGACGCCGCGGGTTTTGCCGAACTCCTGGTCCGCCCCCGGGCGGGGATCACAGGGAAAACGTTCCGGGATCTCACATTCCGGAAAAAATACGGACTGGAACCCCTCGTCCTGATGAAGGGCGATCGCGAGGAACGGGAAACAATGTCTGATATTCCTCTCACTCCCGGCGACACGATCGTCGTCTACGGGTCGTGGACCCGCATCAGGGCAATCGGTGCCGACCCGAATTTCGTGCTGGTCACCCCGGTCGAAGGGGATGGTATCCGCCCCTCCAAAGCGACGTTCGCCATCCTCTGTTTCAGCGGCGGCATACTGCTGACACTGACGGGAGTCCCGATAGCGCTCGGGCTCCTCTCCGGTGCCCTCGCCATGATCCTGCTGGGTGTGCTCTCGATCGACGAGGCGTACCGCTCAATCGACTGGCGGACGATCTTTCTCCTCGCAGGCCTCATCCCTCTCGGCGCCGCCATGGACTCCACCGGAACCGCCGCTTTTATGGCGGACTGGCTGGCAGTCATCACCGGCGGCAGCCCCGCGATCATCGTTCTGCTGGCGGTCGCCCTGCTTACGACGTTTCTCACCCTGTTCATGTCAAACGTGGCGGCGACGGTTCTCCTCGTGCCGCTGGTGATCCTCATCGGCGAGGGATCCGGCATCGATCCCCGGGCACTCGCATTGCTGGTGGGGATCTGTGCCTCGAACTCATTCATGCTCCCCACCCATCAGGTCAACGCTTTTCTCATGTCGCCCGGCGGGTACCATAATTACGATTATTTCCGGGCGGGGGGGCTGATGTCAGTGGTTTTCATCGTGGTGGCCGTCGGTCTGATTTATATATTATATCTCTGA
- a CDS encoding MBL fold metallo-hydrolase, with protein MFVQQFFIPGIAHSSYLIAGETQCAVVDPSRDIDRYLRAARDLGLPISHVLETHLHADFVSGHIELAEKTGAAIYAPAEGHCTFPHTPVRTGTTFDIDRMTFSVADTPGHTPDCVVYVVTDHARGDGPAVVFTGDTLFVGDVGRPDLFPGRAKELSHLLFESLRHALLTLPDDCLVYPAHGAGSLCGRAMGAMRESTIGYERANNPALAIDDPEVFAETLTSDMPPAPDHFSRCSEINRHGAPPLSAFPAVPPLPPHEFAEKRGDGNTVVLGIRDYAGFGGLHIPGSYHIDIGGNFSTFAGWVIPPDKDILLVTDNPLQVPDAAVMLRRVGLDRIAGYLAGGTHAWVTAGYAADHVHQLSPAEVHARLRDPGVVLVDVRTPAEFAEGHVPGAVNILAMDLRTRHTDLDPAAPVIVMCRTGHRSSLASSLLKQQGFRDVSNAAGGITGYIAGGFMTGSKEKTG; from the coding sequence ATGTTCGTCCAGCAGTTTTTCATACCGGGAATCGCACACAGCTCCTATCTCATCGCCGGTGAGACGCAGTGTGCCGTCGTGGATCCGAGCCGCGACATCGACCGCTACCTCAGAGCGGCACGGGATCTCGGGCTTCCCATCTCCCATGTCCTCGAGACCCATCTCCATGCGGATTTCGTATCGGGCCATATCGAGCTTGCCGAAAAAACAGGGGCTGCCATCTACGCGCCTGCCGAGGGTCACTGCACCTTTCCCCACACGCCGGTCCGCACCGGTACGACATTCGACATCGATCGCATGACCTTCTCCGTTGCGGATACCCCGGGGCACACCCCCGATTGCGTCGTCTACGTGGTCACCGATCATGCCCGGGGCGACGGGCCGGCGGTCGTCTTTACCGGCGACACCCTCTTCGTCGGGGATGTCGGCCGCCCCGATCTCTTTCCCGGCAGGGCGAAGGAGCTGTCGCACCTGCTCTTTGAGAGCCTCCGGCATGCCCTCCTCACCCTGCCGGACGACTGCCTTGTCTATCCGGCCCATGGCGCCGGGTCCCTCTGCGGCCGTGCCATGGGGGCGATGCGGGAAAGCACTATCGGGTACGAACGGGCCAACAATCCGGCACTCGCCATCGACGATCCTGAGGTGTTTGCGGAGACCCTGACCTCCGATATGCCGCCTGCACCGGATCATTTCTCCCGGTGCAGCGAGATCAACCGGCATGGTGCGCCGCCTCTTTCCGCATTCCCCGCCGTGCCGCCACTCCCGCCGCATGAATTCGCGGAGAAGAGGGGAGACGGAAACACCGTGGTGCTGGGCATCCGCGACTATGCGGGCTTCGGCGGGCTGCACATCCCCGGCAGCTACCATATCGACATCGGCGGCAATTTCTCCACCTTCGCCGGGTGGGTCATTCCTCCCGACAAGGACATCCTGCTCGTGACGGACAATCCCCTGCAGGTGCCCGATGCGGCGGTGATGCTCCGGCGTGTCGGGCTCGACCGCATCGCCGGCTATCTCGCCGGCGGAACGCATGCATGGGTGACGGCGGGGTACGCGGCGGATCATGTGCACCAGCTCTCCCCCGCGGAGGTGCATGCCAGACTGCGGGACCCGGGTGTCGTGCTCGTGGATGTACGGACCCCCGCGGAATTTGCAGAAGGGCATGTGCCGGGTGCCGTCAATATCCTGGCGATGGACCTGCGCACCCGGCATACCGACCTTGACCCTGCGGCTCCGGTGATCGTGATGTGCCGGACCGGCCACCGGTCGAGCCTTGCGAGCAGCCTGCTGAAACAGCAGGGCTTTCGCGATGTCTCCAATGCCGCGGGGGGCATCACCGGCTATATCGCCGGCGGTTTCATGACCGGTAGCAAGGAAAAAACGGGGTGA
- a CDS encoding YeeE/YedE family protein: protein MFESLQKNPKIQLILGLFMGIAFGFLLQTGGVTDYNIIIGQLLLTDFTVVKVMLAAVLVGMPGIYLMREWGWVTLHVRSGAIGSTVIGGLIFGLGFGTLGYCPGTVAGAVGQGALDALVGGVPGILVGTGLFAALYPVLGEKILEKGPFPADTIPELLGVNPWMVVIPVAALIVACLAGLEYLGL from the coding sequence ATGTTCGAATCACTGCAGAAAAATCCAAAAATCCAGCTCATTCTCGGCCTGTTTATGGGGATCGCCTTCGGTTTCCTTCTCCAGACCGGAGGGGTGACCGATTATAACATTATCATCGGGCAGCTGCTGCTCACTGACTTTACCGTCGTAAAAGTGATGCTGGCGGCAGTGCTGGTCGGGATGCCCGGCATCTACCTGATGAGGGAATGGGGCTGGGTGACCCTGCATGTCAGATCGGGAGCGATCGGCTCGACGGTCATCGGGGGCCTGATCTTCGGCCTCGGTTTCGGTACCCTCGGGTACTGTCCCGGCACCGTGGCAGGAGCGGTCGGCCAGGGGGCGCTCGACGCCCTTGTCGGCGGTGTTCCCGGGATCCTTGTCGGCACCGGCCTCTTTGCCGCCCTGTATCCGGTGCTCGGCGAAAAAATCCTGGAAAAAGGGCCGTTTCCGGCAGACACCATCCCGGAACTGCTCGGGGTGAACCCCTGGATGGTCGTCATCCCCGTGGCTGCCCTCATCGTCGCCTGCCTTGCGGGGCTTGAATATCTCGGGCTCTGA
- a CDS encoding aldolase, giving the protein MTVQSEVKVPLDVPEDYREMYRENYQLITQGTGRLMLFAGDQKMEHLNDDFYGEGIHPDDADPEHLFRIADQGRIGVFATQLGLIARYGMDYPDIPYLVKINSKTHLVKTAQKDPFSTALVKVKQVVEFREETGLKIAGVGYTIYLGSEFEDEMLAQAAQVVHKAHKHGLVTVLWIYPRGTAVKDEKDPHLIAGAAGAAAVLGSDFVKVNAPKKDGKSTADLITEVTQAAGRTKVVCAGGSSVDAAKFLKQLHEQIHIGGASGNATGRNIHQKPLDEAVRMCNAISAITMDNAGVDEALRIYQGK; this is encoded by the coding sequence ATGACTGTGCAATCCGAAGTAAAAGTGCCGCTTGACGTCCCCGAGGACTACCGGGAGATGTATCGTGAGAATTACCAGCTGATAACGCAGGGGACGGGGCGGCTGATGCTCTTTGCCGGCGACCAGAAGATGGAGCACCTCAACGACGATTTTTACGGTGAGGGTATCCATCCCGACGACGCCGATCCGGAGCACCTGTTCAGGATCGCGGACCAGGGCAGGATCGGGGTTTTTGCGACGCAGCTCGGCCTCATTGCGCGGTACGGGATGGATTACCCGGATATTCCGTATCTGGTCAAGATCAATTCGAAGACCCATCTCGTCAAGACGGCCCAGAAGGATCCCTTCAGCACCGCCCTCGTGAAGGTGAAGCAGGTCGTGGAGTTCCGCGAGGAGACGGGCCTTAAGATCGCTGGCGTCGGGTATACGATCTATCTCGGCAGCGAATTCGAAGACGAGATGCTTGCCCAGGCGGCACAGGTCGTCCACAAAGCCCATAAACACGGCCTCGTGACGGTGCTCTGGATATATCCGCGGGGGACGGCGGTCAAAGACGAAAAGGATCCGCACCTGATTGCCGGTGCGGCGGGAGCTGCCGCGGTACTGGGCAGCGATTTCGTCAAGGTGAACGCACCGAAGAAAGACGGAAAATCCACCGCCGACCTGATCACCGAGGTGACGCAGGCGGCCGGCCGCACGAAAGTGGTATGTGCAGGCGGATCCAGCGTGGATGCGGCAAAATTCCTCAAACAGCTCCACGAGCAGATCCATATCGGCGGAGCGTCCGGAAACGCGACGGGCAGGAACATCCACCAGAAGCCGCTTGACGAGGCGGTCCGGATGTGCAACGCAATCTCCGCGATCACCATGGACAATGCGGGCGTTGACGAAGCGCTTCGCATTTACCAGGGAAAATAA
- a CDS encoding peptidase — protein sequence MSPKRLFKYYPEDFDEPPVVVRHMDLVFDVFDDHTCVHSVLSAETRETPLPVLQLNARNLEIISVESGTGPVTYEYDRNKHLLSVVFSRSVPPRTPFTVGTRTVCRPSSHVLEGLYYDETPEGAPPQQITQCQQWGFQRLVPCLDDMTAKCTYTTTIIADERYTNLITNGDVAVPRHPVGGGRVSITYENLITPMAPYLFFLGVGTYATLSRPFEYPDGRKFTLELLVPPDSDADAANRALDVLADAILWIHLYTGPGYRRDREIRDRMYALCRKRDAFARDGADAALPALRAELARLADSITPGYTYTGTVYREIGMQNSDFGGMENVGNTTISTNRIMPFPQMTDPAFEYMANVKVHEFYHNLNGSEVTGWSPFEIWLNEAVTVHIERMYHAFLFGEAYSRLQTVLTLLSPDGGTLSYDRGAGSLPIEPDGFNDPNELITGVTYVKAPEFVRMIETLTGRERFAEGLDLYHRRYRHGNATRAQWIGAMEEISGMDLSAMSRTWLKQRGYPELHVTADYHPGSRTMTLRCVQQATIGEAVWEFPFVVACVDADGNDIAEQLAVIRDEETVIRFPDIPKPAFVSLNRGYSFYGRVAYEAPEDELYLQVRKDSDIVGRFLAFYRLCDREKMRLLENPGAAVSEAFTDLFVGLLADDTLMATAGGYFLTIFESVEDDRFAYRFRDLYEVRLALLRAIAQRHSETLLNLYARYSGLITDSQDISSRIADIRNRQVRNLCIGILATGDTPEIHRLLRKQFDTSTNATDRQAAFAAYLTCTTPDRDAVFASFMEESGHHPVAWEAFLSAVAGSGSDDVLALIRRAEASPSFRIRQANDQRALYGRFARNRKISLQTPEGRQYLQEILIRLARVNEYTTVNALSVFGDIDRMEPEYRAPLVGMLAALLSTIDGTSAPSVYNTVRRLLIGSPDAVRRYEAETGAVITAIR from the coding sequence ATGAGCCCCAAACGCCTTTTCAAATATTATCCGGAGGATTTCGACGAACCACCCGTCGTCGTACGCCATATGGATCTGGTGTTCGACGTCTTCGACGATCATACCTGCGTGCATTCCGTCCTCTCTGCAGAGACCCGCGAAACACCGCTCCCGGTTCTGCAGCTGAATGCACGAAATCTTGAGATTATCAGCGTGGAATCGGGCACGGGCCCGGTCACATACGAGTACGATCGCAACAAACATCTTCTGTCGGTCGTATTTTCCCGTTCCGTTCCTCCCCGCACGCCTTTTACCGTCGGGACACGGACGGTGTGCAGGCCTTCGTCCCATGTGCTCGAAGGGCTCTATTACGATGAAACCCCGGAAGGGGCACCGCCGCAGCAGATCACCCAGTGCCAGCAGTGGGGTTTCCAGCGGCTGGTCCCGTGTCTCGACGACATGACCGCAAAATGCACGTACACCACGACAATCATCGCCGACGAACGGTACACCAACCTGATCACGAACGGGGACGTTGCGGTGCCGCGACACCCGGTGGGCGGCGGACGGGTGTCGATCACCTACGAAAATCTCATCACTCCCATGGCGCCGTACCTCTTTTTCCTCGGCGTCGGGACCTATGCCACGTTGTCCCGTCCCTTCGAGTATCCCGACGGCAGGAAATTCACGCTCGAGCTGCTTGTCCCGCCCGATTCCGATGCGGATGCTGCGAACCGTGCTCTCGACGTGCTCGCCGATGCAATTCTCTGGATTCACCTCTATACCGGACCCGGATACCGCAGGGACCGGGAGATCCGCGACCGGATGTACGCGCTGTGCCGGAAACGCGACGCTTTCGCCAGAGATGGCGCCGATGCCGCACTTCCGGCGCTCCGGGCGGAGCTCGCCCGCCTCGCGGACTCGATCACGCCCGGATACACCTATACGGGAACCGTGTATCGGGAGATCGGCATGCAGAACTCCGATTTCGGGGGCATGGAGAATGTCGGCAACACGACGATATCCACGAACCGCATCATGCCATTTCCGCAGATGACCGATCCGGCGTTCGAATATATGGCGAACGTCAAGGTGCACGAGTTCTACCACAACCTGAACGGCTCGGAAGTGACCGGGTGGAGCCCCTTCGAGATATGGCTCAACGAGGCGGTGACGGTGCACATCGAACGAATGTACCATGCCTTCCTGTTCGGGGAAGCGTACAGCAGGCTCCAGACGGTGCTGACCCTGCTCTCCCCCGACGGGGGAACGCTCTCCTATGATCGCGGGGCGGGCTCCCTTCCGATCGAACCGGACGGGTTCAATGATCCGAACGAACTCATCACGGGTGTTACCTACGTGAAAGCTCCCGAATTCGTGCGCATGATCGAAACCCTCACCGGAAGGGAACGCTTTGCGGAGGGGCTTGACCTGTATCACCGGCGGTACCGTCACGGCAACGCCACCCGCGCCCAGTGGATAGGTGCCATGGAGGAGATTTCTGGAATGGATCTGTCGGCGATGTCCCGCACATGGCTCAAGCAGCGGGGATACCCCGAACTGCACGTGACGGCGGATTATCATCCCGGCAGCCGCACGATGACGCTCCGGTGCGTCCAGCAGGCGACCATCGGGGAGGCCGTCTGGGAGTTCCCCTTCGTGGTTGCGTGCGTGGATGCGGACGGCAATGACATCGCAGAACAGCTGGCTGTGATCCGGGATGAGGAGACCGTGATCCGTTTTCCGGATATCCCGAAACCGGCATTCGTTTCACTGAACCGGGGGTATTCCTTTTACGGGCGCGTGGCATACGAGGCGCCGGAGGACGAGCTGTATCTGCAGGTGCGAAAGGATTCCGATATCGTCGGCAGGTTCCTTGCGTTTTACCGGCTATGTGATCGCGAAAAAATGCGCCTCCTCGAAAATCCCGGCGCCGCCGTATCCGAGGCTTTCACCGACCTCTTCGTCGGGCTGCTCGCCGACGATACCCTGATGGCGACTGCCGGCGGGTATTTCCTGACGATATTCGAATCGGTGGAGGATGACCGGTTCGCCTACCGGTTCCGCGATCTCTACGAGGTGCGGCTCGCACTCCTCCGTGCGATTGCACAACGGCACTCGGAAACCCTGCTGAACCTTTATGCCCGCTACTCCGGCCTGATAACCGACAGTCAGGACATCTCCTCGCGCATCGCGGACATCAGGAACCGGCAGGTCAGAAATCTCTGCATCGGGATACTGGCAACGGGAGATACACCGGAGATCCACCGTTTGCTCCGCAAACAGTTCGACACCTCGACGAACGCGACCGACCGGCAGGCGGCGTTTGCCGCGTATCTCACCTGCACCACCCCCGATCGCGATGCCGTGTTTGCATCATTTATGGAGGAGAGCGGGCACCATCCGGTTGCATGGGAGGCTTTTCTCTCGGCTGTCGCCGGATCCGGGAGCGATGATGTGCTGGCGCTCATCAGGCGGGCCGAAGCGTCGCCGTCGTTTCGGATTCGGCAGGCCAACGACCAGCGGGCACTGTACGGCCGGTTTGCACGGAACCGGAAAATTTCGCTCCAGACCCCGGAAGGCAGACAGTACCTGCAGGAGATTCTCATCCGCCTTGCCCGGGTGAACGAATATACCACGGTAAATGCACTCTCCGTCTTCGGTGACATCGACAGGATGGAGCCGGAATACCGGGCTCCGCTTGTCGGGATGCTTGCGGCCCTCCTCTCCACGATCGACGGGACGTCCGCACCGAGCGTCTACAACACCGTGAGGAGGCTGCTGATCGGTTCTCCCGACGCGGTACGTCGGTACGAGGCGGAGACCGGAGCAGTGATCACCGCAATCCGCTGA